A stretch of Leisingera sp. S132 DNA encodes these proteins:
- a CDS encoding capsule biosynthesis protein: protein MPKAALKHRSFLFLQGPHGPFFAALGRMLRAAGCEVARVGFNAGDEAFWRPKASYLPYDGSPQDWPNYLAGVLESRGVTDIVLYGDTRPIHATAVAAARQRGITVHVFEEGYLRPYWVTYERGGANGHSRLMEMTVPQMQEALALSDMEAPLPPAHWGDMRQHVFYGALYHWFVMFRNRKYSNFRPHRALPVTKEFQLYLKRLLLMPFQALERRLAERRIRNGGFPYHLALLQLEHDSSFQMHSPFTSMGDFLAEVITGFAEGAPRHHHLVIKAHPLEDGRAQVRRTLRRLAQDHGIAGRVHYVRGGKLAQLLNEARSAVTVNSTAGQQVLWRGIPLRVFGRAVYGKPEFVSEQPLAQFFAAPARPDSRAYKDYRRFLLETSQVPGGYYSREGRRQLLRQVADMMLAGEDPYDALRLGTAAPRQQLRLVT, encoded by the coding sequence ATGCCAAAAGCCGCCTTGAAACACCGCAGCTTCCTGTTCCTGCAAGGCCCGCACGGGCCGTTCTTTGCCGCGCTCGGACGGATGCTGAGGGCGGCGGGCTGCGAAGTGGCGCGGGTGGGGTTCAATGCCGGCGATGAGGCATTCTGGCGCCCCAAGGCGAGTTACCTCCCCTATGACGGAAGCCCCCAGGATTGGCCTAATTACCTGGCCGGAGTGCTGGAAAGCCGCGGGGTGACGGATATTGTCCTGTACGGCGATACCCGCCCCATTCACGCCACTGCCGTCGCGGCGGCGCGGCAGCGCGGCATCACCGTGCATGTGTTCGAGGAAGGCTACCTGCGCCCGTATTGGGTCACCTATGAGCGCGGCGGCGCCAATGGCCATTCACGGCTGATGGAAATGACTGTACCGCAGATGCAGGAGGCACTGGCACTATCCGACATGGAAGCGCCGCTTCCGCCCGCGCATTGGGGCGATATGCGCCAGCATGTGTTTTATGGTGCGCTGTACCACTGGTTCGTCATGTTCCGGAACCGCAAGTACAGCAACTTCCGGCCGCACCGGGCGCTGCCGGTGACCAAGGAATTTCAGCTCTACCTCAAGCGTCTGCTGCTGATGCCGTTTCAGGCATTGGAGCGGCGGCTGGCGGAGCGGCGCATCCGCAATGGCGGATTTCCCTATCATCTGGCGCTGCTGCAGCTGGAGCACGACAGTTCCTTCCAGATGCATTCCCCGTTCACAAGCATGGGCGATTTCCTGGCTGAAGTGATCACCGGCTTTGCCGAAGGCGCACCGCGCCATCACCATCTGGTCATTAAGGCGCATCCTCTGGAGGATGGCCGGGCCCAGGTGCGGCGCACCCTGCGCCGGCTCGCGCAGGACCACGGTATTGCCGGGCGGGTGCATTATGTGCGCGGCGGCAAGCTGGCTCAGCTGCTGAATGAAGCCCGCAGCGCGGTAACTGTCAATTCCACGGCCGGCCAGCAGGTGCTGTGGCGCGGCATTCCGCTGCGGGTGTTCGGCCGCGCGGTCTATGGCAAGCCGGAGTTTGTGTCGGAACAGCCGCTGGCCCAGTTCTTTGCGGCCCCGGCGCGCCCTGACAGCCGCGCCTATAAGGATTACCGGCGGTTCCTGCTGGAAACCTCGCAAGTGCCGGGCGGCTATTATTCCCGCGAAGGGCGGCGCCAGCTGCTGCGCCAGGTTGCCGACATGATGCTGGCGGGTGAAGACCCATATGACGCTCTGCGGCTGGGCACAGCGGCTCCACGGCAACAGTTGCGGCTGGTGACCTGA
- the ribB gene encoding 3,4-dihydroxy-2-butanone-4-phosphate synthase — MSFETPGPVEAQLRDAISPIEDIIEEARQGRMFILVDHEDRENEGDLVIPAQHADAAAINFMATHGRGLICLTMPAERIEELGLPMMALHNSSRHETAFTVSIEAREGVSTGISAADRALTVATAIDPDKTAADIATPGHVFPLRARRGGVLVRAGHTEAGCDVARLAGHYPASVICEIMKEDGTMARLPDLVEYAQKHGLKIGTISDLITYRARNDNLVVETSRETVTSEIGGEWEMRLFTDQTHGIEHVVMIKGDITTPEPVLVRTHALHEATDILGLGPKSARQLPRAMEIIAEEGRGVVTLFRQPRNALYANEDEGPRTVTIKQTGIGAQILSGLGLHELILLTDSPSTKYVGLDAYGLSITGSRPILKDA, encoded by the coding sequence ATGAGCTTTGAAACACCGGGGCCGGTTGAGGCGCAATTGCGCGATGCCATCAGCCCGATCGAAGATATCATCGAGGAGGCCCGCCAGGGCCGGATGTTCATCCTTGTCGACCACGAGGACCGCGAGAACGAAGGCGACCTGGTAATCCCCGCCCAGCACGCCGATGCGGCTGCGATCAACTTCATGGCAACCCACGGCCGCGGCCTGATCTGCCTGACCATGCCGGCCGAGCGTATCGAGGAGCTGGGGCTGCCGATGATGGCGCTGCACAACTCCTCGCGCCACGAGACGGCCTTTACCGTTTCCATCGAAGCGCGCGAAGGGGTGTCCACCGGCATTTCCGCCGCCGACCGCGCCCTGACCGTGGCCACCGCCATCGACCCTGACAAAACCGCAGCCGATATCGCTACGCCGGGCCACGTGTTCCCGCTGCGCGCGCGCCGGGGCGGGGTGCTGGTCCGTGCGGGCCATACCGAAGCAGGCTGCGACGTTGCCCGTCTGGCCGGCCATTACCCGGCATCGGTGATCTGCGAGATCATGAAGGAAGACGGCACCATGGCGCGCCTGCCTGACCTGGTCGAATACGCCCAAAAACACGGACTGAAGATCGGCACCATCTCCGACCTGATCACCTACCGCGCCCGCAATGACAACCTGGTGGTGGAAACCTCGCGCGAGACCGTGACCTCGGAAATCGGCGGCGAGTGGGAAATGCGGCTGTTCACCGACCAGACCCACGGTATCGAACACGTGGTGATGATCAAGGGCGACATCACTACACCAGAACCGGTGCTGGTGCGCACCCACGCGCTGCACGAGGCAACGGATATTCTGGGCCTCGGCCCCAAGTCCGCCCGCCAGCTGCCCCGCGCCATGGAGATCATTGCCGAAGAAGGCCGCGGCGTCGTGACCCTGTTCCGCCAGCCGCGCAACGCGCTTTATGCCAACGAGGACGAAGGCCCGCGCACGGTGACCATCAAGCAGACCGGCATCGGCGCCCAGATCCTGTCGGGCCTGGGCCTGCATGAGCTGATCCTGCTGACCGACTCGCCCTCGACCAAATACGTCGGCCTGGATGCCTATGGCCTGTCCATCACCGGCAGCCGCCCCATTCTGAAGGACGCTTGA
- a CDS encoding riboflavin synthase — protein sequence MFTGIITDVGTIAELEQQGDLRARIRTAYDTATIDLGASIASDGVCLTVIALGEDWYDVQISAETVSKTNLDSWAVGKRVNLERALKVGDELGGHIVSGHVDGVAEVVKMKDEGDSTRVTLRAPQALARFIAPKGSVALNGTSLTVNDVDGCDFGINFIPHTKEVTTWGDVKLGDRINLEIDTLARYVARLHEAG from the coding sequence ATGTTTACTGGCATCATCACCGATGTGGGCACCATTGCCGAACTGGAGCAGCAGGGCGACCTGCGCGCCCGCATCCGCACGGCCTATGACACCGCCACCATTGACCTCGGTGCCTCCATTGCCTCGGACGGTGTTTGCCTGACTGTGATCGCGCTGGGCGAGGACTGGTATGATGTGCAGATCTCGGCTGAGACCGTGTCCAAGACCAACCTGGACAGCTGGGCCGTGGGTAAGCGGGTGAACCTGGAACGCGCGCTGAAAGTCGGCGATGAACTGGGCGGCCATATCGTCTCCGGCCATGTGGATGGCGTCGCCGAAGTGGTGAAGATGAAGGACGAGGGTGACAGCACCCGCGTCACCCTGCGCGCGCCTCAGGCGCTGGCCCGCTTCATCGCGCCCAAAGGATCGGTCGCGCTGAACGGCACTTCGCTGACGGTGAACGATGTGGACGGCTGCGATTTCGGCATCAACTTCATCCCGCACACCAAGGAAGTGACAACTTGGGGTGATGTGAAGCTGGGCGACCGCATCAACCTCGAGATCGACACCTTGGCCCGCTACGTCGCCCGGCTGCACGAGGCAGGCTGA
- a CDS encoding polysaccharide biosynthesis/export family protein, whose translation MKSVPLRWARPVAMLAALTLAASCGLPKVGPSKRQIFAGSVQREGDAFIVSVNDRVARATAVVPALGFSSGFTSAGKLTSDTIRPGDVLGLTVWENVDDGLLAAEATNSTVLEEVQVDSAGYIFVPYAGRLRASGNTPEQLRETITRKLEDQTPDPQVQVRRLAGDGATVSLTGSVGAQGVYPIERPTRTLSAMLAQAGGVTIQPEIAQVTVIRGQEKGKIWFQDLFDHPELDVALRGGDRILVEEDTRSFTALGATSAQARVPFESQDLSALEAIAQVGGLISTAADPTGVFVLRNEPAEIANQVLGRDDLIGAQRMVYVLNLTQPNGLFMARDFVIRDDDTLYVTEAPYAQWTKTISLLLAPVGSLASTSSAVSG comes from the coding sequence GTGAAATCCGTTCCCCTTCGCTGGGCGCGTCCCGTGGCAATGCTGGCAGCATTGACCCTTGCTGCGTCCTGCGGTCTGCCGAAAGTCGGCCCTTCCAAGCGCCAGATCTTTGCCGGTTCGGTGCAGCGCGAAGGCGATGCCTTTATCGTTTCCGTCAATGACCGGGTTGCCCGCGCCACAGCCGTGGTTCCGGCACTCGGCTTTTCCTCCGGGTTCACTTCGGCGGGCAAGCTGACGTCGGACACCATCCGCCCCGGCGACGTCCTTGGGCTGACGGTCTGGGAAAACGTCGACGACGGGCTTTTGGCTGCAGAAGCCACCAATTCAACTGTGCTGGAAGAAGTGCAGGTCGACAGCGCCGGCTATATTTTCGTGCCTTATGCGGGCCGCCTGCGCGCCTCTGGCAATACGCCTGAGCAGCTGCGCGAAACCATCACCAGAAAGCTTGAGGATCAGACCCCTGACCCGCAGGTGCAGGTGCGCCGGCTGGCAGGGGATGGCGCCACAGTCAGCCTGACCGGCTCTGTGGGCGCACAGGGTGTCTATCCCATCGAGCGCCCGACCCGGACATTGTCCGCGATGCTGGCCCAGGCCGGCGGCGTGACGATCCAGCCTGAAATTGCCCAGGTCACCGTGATCCGGGGCCAGGAAAAGGGCAAGATCTGGTTCCAGGACTTGTTCGACCACCCGGAGCTGGACGTGGCCCTGCGCGGCGGCGACCGCATTCTGGTGGAGGAGGACACGCGCTCCTTCACCGCGCTGGGTGCAACATCCGCTCAGGCAAGGGTGCCGTTTGAAAGCCAGGATCTGTCGGCGCTAGAAGCCATTGCACAGGTCGGCGGCCTGATCTCCACCGCCGCTGACCCGACCGGTGTCTTTGTCCTGCGCAATGAACCTGCCGAGATCGCAAACCAGGTACTGGGCCGTGATGATCTCATCGGCGCGCAGCGGATGGTCTATGTACTGAACCTGACGCAGCCGAACGGGCTGTTCATGGCCCGCGATTTCGTGATCCGCGACGATGACACGCTCTATGTGACTGAGGCTCCCTACGCTCAGTGGACCAAGACCATCTCCCTGCTGCTTGCCCCGGTGGGATCGCTGGCCAGCACCTCCTCAGCTGTCAGCGGCTAG